ATTGCTGTTGTAAAGCTCAAGCATCTTGGTGGAAAAAACTGTGCAGTGCCTTTGTTTGTGGCTGTGGTGCTGAATGGGtaccagaaaaaggtacccggaccgtctgtaactctttgtttttattgtctcatattgtcctaaatcctaattgtccaaatttttatcaCTCTAGtaatattgctatttttataaccattttattactattaaacttctaaaattttgaaaaacaagtgattggcgtttttcacgCAGTGCCTGACACAACATCGAACAGACAGGGAGGTCACAGGATGTAAAAAACGCCAatcctgtcactgctgtgtcccGGCGCTGCACCAAGGACATCCCCCAGCGTGATGGCCATGTCATCCCCAAGGGTATGacagggtgtccccagtgtcaccaccAACCCTCATCTGCTGTCCCTAAAGTGGCCATTCCCATCCCACCAGGGGTCATCTGCCTGATGAGCATCTACAGGACCCACCACAGCCCAGACCTCTGGCCCGAGCCTGAGGTAGGGCCACCCTATGAGGTGTCCCTTGAGGAAGCAAAGGGAGTCGACTACATCCTaattgatcagcatcgaactccgatttattgatctaGCTTACACTCTTTTATAgtggtgttaattaagcttatACATATtacaaaacccgagctcatcatagGTTGcagattacacaccaacccCTCTTTGTTGCCGATACCTGTGGTTTTCTTGTTGAGACtaatacttgtttttctcatcctgttattGACTTGTTATTAActgttctcaaggcctccatgttttcCACCATGTTTTTTCTCATCACTTCCTCAAGGACATGGTGTTTACTGTTGTTAAGGGAAAAGCCTGAGAActtgctgctcacagctgccttttaatttttagcCAGCTGTATATGttcatggccttttttccttcaagccatgtctgagcaaaattctccaacaaatTCCCCGTTTTTCTTTTTTGCGCAAGGAGGTTAGTCTGCCAGGTTTTTTCTATCATTCTACTGGCCATATTTtgaatataattaaaaatacaaggtaAAATAAGCAGCAGCATTAAAAGCACATCTACTACATTAAAAGCACATCTAATATCTCTACAGTATAtgtcacaaggttcctcagccacagtccaagcaatggctttTACTCCAAAGGGTTAAAACCACCCCCAACTGAGCCATAATGTCCTgccttatcaggcattgcaCGGTAGGTGGTAATTGGACTACTGAGAAGGAAAGCTGTTAGCTGTTTTTCATTCATGCGAACCCAGAGAGGAGGCCAACGGCTAGGGCTAATAATGCTGGAATCGACTCCAGTGTCCAACAAGCCTGAAAATGATCCTTTCTGTCCTTGAAATTCCATTTCCACCCTTTTCTTGGGTCTCTCAGAAAGGTTCAAAGCCAGTAAAGTAAGTCCTCCAGTGGATTCAAAAccattttcccccctctcttgtCCTTTCATAGTCTGTAATCCCTTAGTCATTTGGCTCAAGTGGCACCAGCTGAGCAattctcagtcctttgttaATCTGGAGTGGTGGGAAAAGAGTATGCACCATAACATATAGTCCACTTCAATGAtgccaggcaaaacaaataatcccaatgCAGATGATCTTCCGAAAAGCAAAGCACCCACCTTGTGACCCTGTAAAACAATAGGTCCGTGAATCCCTGTCGGGATCTTCCGTGGGTGCAGGTCATCAGCATAACTTCTACGGCGGCTGCCGGttccaagccgaggctccctGTGGTGTCGGGTTGGAGACACgagagggtgctgatgctgcagcGACGACTTCTGTTGGTGCGTGGTCACTGTGGTTCTGGCACCAACTAGGCATTGAAGGCAGTGTTGCTGACGTTTGAAGAGGTccaagagcagctaacacctgattttgagaGGTCTTTGCCTGTTCTTGTAAGCCTAGCCCTAACTGTGCTACGCATTCATTTACAAGCCCTTGCCAATGAGCATTGAATAACAATTGCTGAGGCTCAGTAAAGATCAATTTAGCTATCCTCATGACAATCATTCACCAAAAGAAGAAGACTGgcatcaaaaataaaatctaacaTCTGTTTGGCTGGCTCACTTTtcactccaaactgactaacagTAGACCTCAGCTGAGACAGCAATTTCCAGTCAAGGGCTGTAATAGTAGCCCGCATGCCCCCTCCCTCTTGTGGATTGAATACAACAGGACAAGCCAGCTGGGTAGCAGCTCTGATAAGCTCCCCATCCCCCTTTTTCATAGTGTCTCTGGCAAGTGCAGCCCAGGCCAACCTCCGCTCCCTTGCAACAGCCCCCGCTAGGTCATTTTCCGCCCCAGGGATCGGCTCATTGATTTTTGGGAGATTATTGGGTGGTCTTGGCCATAGTTCGTGTTGTTCAGGGGGTGTGGAAGCCTCAGAAGCGCTCTGTGTAGCCTGGCTTAAAGCAGAAGAGGGCGGCAAAGCAGGTAATAAGACCGTCCTCATTGCAGGGGCTAATGGTATTCCCCTATCCTGATCGTATCCCCTGTCCTGATCATAATCTTTATTACACCCATGAGCGGCGGTagcctgctgggcagcctctttcTCAGCCTGAAACTGCCGTAATTCATTGCGAACGACCCGCCACAATTTACCTAACTTCTAGGCAGTTTTATCGCCCTCTAAAGTAGCCTCCCATAATAAATCACCGAATTTATGCCACTCCGTTAACTCGTGAACTGTATGGGGGTTAATAAAAACTCCCCTATCATAGCCATAAGCCAAAAGCCCTGGTAAATCCGTTTGCAAATCTATCCCCTTAACCTGCCTTTTTTGTAAAAAGgcagtaaataaatcatatgctgCTTGCCTTTTCATACCTAAAATCGTCAGCGCTGTTGCAGCCTCTTCAAGGTCCATGCAGCACGTATCAGTCGGGCTCGCCTGTACAACACCCGAGGCACGACGCgtctcagcttcttttttatccgctttttttttttctgttctccgCATTTTCTGCCATCCCGGCTGCTTCTCAGGACCTGAGCCGTGTCTTCACTCCTCCATGGTGCATTGCCGTATCTTCACTTCTCCATGGTGCATTGCCGTATCACCATCGGGTGTCACCATTTGAGGAAGCGAAGGGAGTCGACCCATCCTaattgatcagcatcgaactccgatttattgatctaGCTTACACTCTTTTATAgtggtgttaattaagcttatACATATtacaaaacccgagctcatcatagGTTGcagattacacaccaacccCTCTTTGTTGCCGATACCTGTGGTTTTCTTGTTGAGACTAacacttgtttttctcatcctgttattGACTTGTTATTAActgttctcaaggcctccatgtgTCCCTGCCACCACAGTGGtgacagctgtgtcccctcagtgtgACTGTGTCGGTGTCACCCCAGGTGTTCAATCCTCTGAGGTTGTCTGGAGAACAGCAAGGGACAGTCCTTCCTGCCATCCTTCATCCTCTTCTCTGCTGGCCCCAGGTATGTGCTGGAGTGGGGACAGgagtgtccccaagtgccagccctgtccctggctgggTTCACAGTGGGATGACAGTGACAGTGGGGACGTGGTGGCAGGAACTGCATCAGGCAGAGCTTTGCCATGGCTGAGATGAAGGTGGTAGTGGCATTGACACCGTCCCAGTTGGTGCTGCGGAGGGACAACGTGAGGTCACCCCTGTGCCGCCAGCCCGAGCTGATCCTGCATGCCAAGGatgagctctggctgctgctggagccactgGTGGGAGTGGCCTGAGTGACACGGGTCAccaggacatggggacatcCTGTAAGGcaggtgccacagccaggggaggagcagggaataaATGGTAGCATGAAAGGGACAGTATCATGGTGGTGGTGGGGATGTGTTGTCCTTGGCCATGGGACACCTCATGGCATGGACATGACAACCCATGGACTTGTCCCCTAGGCCACTTGTGTCACCATCCATGGTCATATCCCCCATGTCCTCATCCATGGCCATAGAGCCCCATGTCGCCATCTCTATCTGTGACACCCCCCCATGCCCAATATCGCCATCCACAGCCATGTTCACACCCatgtccttgtccccatccccaaCACGTCCCCACCCATGTCCCACAATGTCACCACCCGTGTGATATTTAAATGTCTTTATATTTACCCCAATGCTGGGTGAAGggcaaagaaaaatgagagaaaataaaggccaaaataaaagcatttacGTGTCCACACTGGCTGAGGATCCATGTGCTTGGGTGGGTAGAAATGACCTGTTTTAAGAGGGATTTCCACTCCATTGTCTCCAAAATCCTGTTTTTTTGCCCTAGTCCATCACCTTTTGGCTGTGGAAGATGCCGGTGGGCCAGAGAGAattagaatcatggaatgattcaggttggaaaagacctccaacaCCATTTGGAATTCCTGGATGCCACCCAAAGCAAGGATTGGATGCCAAAGGTCAGACTTTTTGGtgtcaaaagtaaaaaaatgtgCTGTCCCCTATGAAATTCTGATGTCAGTTTGCATCCCAATGGATTTTTCTATGGCTGTGTCCAAGTGCCCAAGGGAAGCCAGGAAGATGTGGAGACCACCAGCCAGGTGTCTTCCCAACATGGATCACCAGGACCATGGATGACCAAGTCTCAGCCTAGCGAGGGTCACTGTGGACTATCCAGTGGAGGTCCCCAACGGGGGATGGAGTTGAAGCAGCGCTCAAAGCTCTTCCTGTCACTGTAGGACACAAAACAACAcaagcacacactgctgctctcaagggggagaaaaggaaagtttattttctgactccaacatttatagttttctaaaagtgacagtggattggagggtgaaagtgccacctctccaatgacactggacaaaccaacagtccatcaaatttttcttcttctaaaaaagaatgcaaaacaataagttatttacagaaagtgtgtgagaaagtttgctacaagaatgtaaacatcagaaggcttagaaaatcttaaaaaatcaaggCGACACTCTTCCTGCACACAGGGCACTTGTAGGGCATCCCTTACTGCTGCCTCCCTTGGTGTTGGGTCACAGCAGAGTTCtgggagaagctcttcccacacttaGGACACTGtcagggcctctccccagtgtggatctgctggtgGGTGACAAAGGTGGAGTTTTTCTTAAAGCCCTTCCTGcagtcagggcagcagaagggcctcTATTCTGTGTGAATCTGCTGATGCTTGAGGAGACAGTATTGGCTCTGAAAAACCTCTCCCCACACTCAGAACACTCATATGGCCTGTCCCCACTGCAGATCCTCTGGTGGGCAATCAGGCTGGAgttctggctgaagctcttcccacattctcCACACTTGTAAGGCCTCTCCCTGGAGTGGATCCTCTGGTGCAGAATCAGCCCACTGCTTCTCCTGAAGCTTTTCCCACATTCCCTGCACTTATAGGGCCTCTCCCcggtgtggatcctctggtgggCATTcagatggcagctctgcctaAAGCTTTTCCCACATTCCCTGCActtgtagggcctctccccagtgtggatcctctggtgcaGAATCAGGCTGGAGTTCTTgatgaagctcttcccacacactgagcacgTGTAGGGGCACTCCCCAATATGCATTGTCTGGTGGATGATCAGGCAAGAGCTGTCACggaagcccttcccacattctCCACACACAAAGGGTCGTATCCCagtgtggatcatctggtggagtttcaggctggagctcctcctgAAGCctttcccacattccccacacttgTGGGGCCGTTCATtggtgtggatcctctggtggaTGATCAGGTGGGAGCTgaacctgaagctcttcccacattccccacactcatagggccGTTCCCCAGTGTGTATCCTCTGGTGGATGATCAGGTGGTAGCTCGTGAGGAAActcttcccacattccaagTACTGGTGGGGCTTCTTGCCATCATCAAGCTGCTCATAGACCACCACCTCAGAGCTCTGGCCAGActgggtctttcctcctcagagcatcctgggctgggtttgcagcccctcctcctgtgggatctccggggcttttcctccccattgcACTCCAGTGCCCTGTAGCCACTCAAAGTGGCCTCTGCCACGATGTTCTGCCATGGGGATTTGCCCTCTCTGGTCTCCAtcttcagctcctgctctgggggaggaaagACAAGGAGAGGATGAGATTTGTatctgtgccacagggaaggggaaggagatccccccagtgcatccctggctggacagcatcagcagcatcagtcctgcagccaggggccgtgctgggctgggagatggagcagaagaaagggggaaaggggcagcaacttcctcctcacctgcctgggtgtcctggggcatCTTCAGCTTCCTCGCAGCCTTCTTCTCTATCCAGAtaaggtttgggaatgggaaatcctggtttgcAGAAAAAACAAGATGTGAGTGCATTGCCTTCGAAGGTCCCACTGATCAAGTCCATCTCTAGAAGTCACCGGGTGGCCAGAAATATCTCCAAAATCAAGGAATCCaaaaacctctcccaggagttcCCTGTTTCCAGTGTCCTCACTTTGGGGTTATGCGGTCCCTattctcagagctgctggggggCCCATGGGTCCTGGGAATTCCCCCTCTCCTGGGTCCTGCTTACACAGCCCAAGGGTCTTTTGTGGATCCCAGGGATAATGGGCAAATTTATGATGCTCATATCCCCATTTGTCTGAAATAAGCTTTGCACCTTTAAGGCTGGTTCTGAGAACAAAGATGGCGGAAGAAGAAGCAtggagtttgttttcagaacctctctcactcctccacattccgGCTCCTCTGTTGTCTGTGGacggacagacagcgggacagagcccTCCtctgcttttagttagttttagctagcagaggaagagaagttccctggactgtggtttttggttttccttttctttggacctgtcTAAACCTGCTCTGCACTGAACACCCAGAAGAGCACCAGGTGCTCACACCTGTgccccaccggggctgggcaatggcatttccagcaccagagaGACTCATAagagactgataagagactgataagtgactgataagagactgagcaAGCCAAGCTACAGCCCACGGAGGGACTTtgtgagtttgtcatctcttttggagcagcaagcagTTTTATTGCTTAATACTGTTAATTTTTGGGGTTGGTgagtgctttgcctgttaaataaacagttttttccacttctctcaAAGGAAATACTTTTCCAGAATCAGTTGGAGGAGGGGCCACTTGACTTTGGTCTTCTACAGGAAACACCTTTAGAGGTTTTTCTCCCAAAactgccctaaaccaggacattGGCTTTGAAGGTCCCACTGGCCAAGTCCATCTCTAGAAGTCACTGGGTGTCTGGTGGCCAGAAATACCTTCAAAAACCAGGAATTCCAAAAACACTCTTCTAGGAGTTGCCCATTTCCAGTGTCCTGACTTTGAGGTTATGTGGGTCCCCCttctcagagctctgctctggggggtCCTGGGCATTCCCCCCTCTCCCAGGTGCTGCTCAGGCATGCTGAGGGGGTTTTGGAGGTCTCAGAGCTCATCCTCCCCTGATTCTGTCGAAATTGTTTTTGTGATTCATGTCAATTGGCAATGGAATCAGCAAATCCTTCTATCCGCTGTGTCCAAAAGAGACACAAAGAAAACTTCTGAAACTTTATGACCAAATAGCCAAATAAAGCATCAAAATCAAAGAAGTATAGTAGAGCAAAAGAGATGAGGTAGCAAGATGACTGATGCTTAGAATAAAATAGAGGAAGTTGGGGTAAAGCTAAGAGATATTgcaaaaaagcaattaaaatcttATGTATAATAAAAAACTTGATGCACTTGACAAAATCATGTAGCAGACATCAGTCTAAGACCTCCCTCCAGACAACTCAACAAGGATAGAAATCAATGACCACCTGGAAAGATTATGAAATTGGTGCTCCCAGCTTATTGATATTTGCTAATTTGGACTAACCAAGCACATTGGAAAATGCTTTGTAGGCTTAAAAACAGTATGTATACTTTACCAAACTGTGTGTGCTGTGAGGGGAGCAGTGACTCTCTGGCTACCCAGCGCTGCTtgcttgctttaaaataaaaggtatAGAAGTAAAATTTGGATTGGCTATTGAAATTTTACATCAGGTGTTCCAGGGTCCCCTTTCTCCAGCATCCCTCCACTCCAGGCACTCAGTgcttcccctgctcccctttGCACTCCTAAGAGATCCAAAATATCCCCTCATCAAATGAATTAAAAACACCTCTCTCAGCGACACCGAAACATATTTGGGACTCAACTCCTGTGAAAAAAGCCAatcacttctttttaaaattttgaaagtttaatagtaataaaattattataaaaatagtaatacaacttgagtaataataatttggacaatttgaattaggacaatacgAGACAACAAACAGAAAGAGTTAT
The nucleotide sequence above comes from Melospiza georgiana isolate bMelGeo1 chromosome 30, bMelGeo1.pri, whole genome shotgun sequence. Encoded proteins:
- the LOC131094632 gene encoding zinc finger protein 239-like; amino-acid sequence: METREGKTQSGQSSEVVVYEQLDDGKKPHQYLECGKSFLTSYHLIIHQRIHTGERPYECGECGKSFRFSSHLIIHQRIHTNERPHKCGECGKGFRRSSSLKLHQMIHTGIRPFVCGECGKGFRDSSCLIIHQTMHIGECPYTCSVCGKSFIKNSSLILHQRIHTGERPYKCRECGKSFRQSCHLNAHQRIHTGERPYKCRECGKSFRRSSGLILHQRIHSRERPYKCGECGKSFSQNSSLIAHQRICSGDRPYECSECGERFFRANTVSSSISRFTQNRGPSAALTAGRALRKTPPLSPTSRSTLGRGPDSVLSVGRASPRTLL